The Sneathiella sp. P13V-1 nucleotide sequence CGTCAAAAACCCCGAAAATTGCGAAAAGCAATACATCAGACATGGGCCAAGACTTTGGCTTACGCCCACTAAACTCTAACGGTACGTTCTATTTCACATCTGGCAACCAGGTGACAGGTACTGATTGGATGGTCTTGCAAGGACTACCTCAAAGCACTGCATTATCGGAGTTGGAGACCTACAAGTTTTCAATCTATGGCCTATCCGGCAGCTTTTTCCTGGTTGTGATCAGTATTGTCAGCGGCATCTGGTTTAGTCTGAAAAGCCAAAATGCCAAAGATATGGCTGACCAATACAAAACGCTTGCACAGCAAATCAATGCACAGCGCCGTCTACTTGGCAGCATCAATGGAAGTATCGAGGACCTTATTGGTCTGACGGATGCGCAAGGATTTTACGTTTATGCCAACCCTGCCCTCGCCCGTTTTACAGATTTCCCGGAAGCCTCAATTGCCGGTAAATCCGACCGAGATCTGTTTGGCGACGTCGCGGCAAGAAAACTGGATGAGATGAACCAGAAAGTCATGGTCAGCGGTCAGCCGACAAATGACATTTTTGAAATGGATACCGCCAATGGGGTCCGGATTGTTCGCGTCGAAAAATCCAAACTGTCTGATGACAGCGATTCCTTTATGGGTATTGTGACCGTTATCGGTGATATCACCGAATATATCACCTTCCAGCGCCAGAAAGAGGAACAGGGTCGCAAGACAATCTCAATCCTTGTGCGCATGATGGAAGAAAATGATCCATATCTCGCCGGTCATTCACAGCGGATGGGAGAACTTTCCAACAATGTTGCCAAGATTTTGGATATCCCACGTGAGGAACGCCAAAATATTGCAACCTCTGCGAACCTTTCACAGATTGGTAAAATCTCGATTCCACCGGAAATCCGGACAAAAGAAGGCCGTTTGACCGACGAAGAAATGAACATCATGAAAGGTCATGTGGACCGCGCGGGTGAATTGCTCGGAGAGATGGATATCGATGAAGATGTGATTACAGCCGTAACACAGATGTATGAGCGTCAAGATGGATCCGGCTATCCGAAACAACTTTCTGGGGATGAGATTAACGTCTCCGCCCGTATTCTGGGCATGGCTGATATTCTGGTCGCGCGTGTATCACCGCGCTCCTACCGTCAGGCAATTACCGTGGAAGAAGCCATGGAAGTATTCCGCACAAATCCGGAGAAATATGATCCGAAGGTCGTGACGGCGTTCGATGAATTCTTAAAAACAACTGACGGAAAGACGCTAGTCGATAGTCTTGAAGGTGGAATTGGATAATAAAAAAGGGCCGCTTTTAGCGGCCCTTTTTATTCGGTTGAACCTCGATTAGGATTCGTCCGAGATGATCTTATCAGCCAGGGCTTCGCTTGCGTGGCTTTCTAATTCTTCTAAAGATGCGCTATGTAACAGTTCGGCATTAACGGTCAGAACGCCATGATGGTCCGCATCTTCTGAATAAGTTGCTACCTCTACACCTTCGCTCGCTGCGACATTGAGCGCATCAAACAAGGCATCCAGATCGACCAGTTCATTTTGGTCATCAATCATTACGTTCGCACCTTCCACATTCGAACTTTCGGTCTTCGGATTTGCTACATCACCAACAGAAGCCGCCATCAGGCTTTCCAACCGCTTATCCGCAGTTGTTTCGTCTTCAATTTCGATAATAACTTTACCGTTTTCGTCTCTTATTTCAGACATTGACCTTTTTCCTAAGCCGCAACGTTTCACTTCGTTTGACGACTTCTAAGAAATGTTCACATCACCATTGATTAAAAAACTAGCGCGCTAGACAAGTAAATACATCCCTCATTTGAGTTAATATCTCCAATTTAATAAGAAATTTCCTAAAATTTTATGCAAATTTTGTCGACTAAATGACTGATGCCGTCAGAAAATTATGGTTAACGTCTAATATTAGAAAATAATGAACTTGGTATCCCGATCCCGTATACTTTTCCATCATCTAAAGTTCTCGTAGCTGAATGCAGCCCGATAATCTGGTACTCGCCATCAGTTTTCGTAAAAATGGGAGATCCAGAATCCCCTTTTGTCGCATCGCAGTCAT carries:
- a CDS encoding HD domain-containing phosphohydrolase encodes the protein MTETMANMELNKFMANDLPDEADGGNKKPLLIGGILALALAIGCVFVSNSFISGKQTALLEELQTRQEIAVEGRANLLAAWLDETAQRAKPITASPLFQLFATEIGISGGGNLPQALQNQLPYMQNAITSFVQENQLVGAYLIGPDGRAYLASAGAPGLSDEQREKAVSQYDRSEITVSPLRDASDDLLIDYMIPIFAPQATAGEEKGKVTGVLVMVLSASDAINTALKPSKLDAEGQVLHLYQKQGDNYALVSPSKTPKIAKSNTSDMGQDFGLRPLNSNGTFYFTSGNQVTGTDWMVLQGLPQSTALSELETYKFSIYGLSGSFFLVVISIVSGIWFSLKSQNAKDMADQYKTLAQQINAQRRLLGSINGSIEDLIGLTDAQGFYVYANPALARFTDFPEASIAGKSDRDLFGDVAARKLDEMNQKVMVSGQPTNDIFEMDTANGVRIVRVEKSKLSDDSDSFMGIVTVIGDITEYITFQRQKEEQGRKTISILVRMMEENDPYLAGHSQRMGELSNNVAKILDIPREERQNIATSANLSQIGKISIPPEIRTKEGRLTDEEMNIMKGHVDRAGELLGEMDIDEDVITAVTQMYERQDGSGYPKQLSGDEINVSARILGMADILVARVSPRSYRQAITVEEAMEVFRTNPEKYDPKVVTAFDEFLKTTDGKTLVDSLEGGIG